The stretch of DNA CTGCGCGAAGGATCCAAGAATATTTTCCGTAACGGCTGGATGACCATCGCCTCGATCGGGGCGGTAACTGTGACCCTGATCTTAGTCGGTGTCTTCCTGGCTGTCGTGTTCAACTTGAACAAGTTTGCAACCAATATCGAGTCGGATGTCGAAATGAGCGTCTATCTCGATCCCACACTTGGTCAGGACCAAGTGAAGTCCATCCAAAGTGAGATTGAATCGATTGATAAGGTTGGTTCCGTAAAGTATTCCTCGAAGGACGAGCAGTTGAACCAGCTGATGGAGGATATGGGGCAGACCGATTGGGAGTTATTCGAACAAGACAATCCATTGAGTGATACCTACATCGTCAAGACGTCCGATCCGCATGATACGGCTGCCGTTGCTGACGAAGTTGCGAAACTGGACGGAGTGGACAAGGTGGATTATGGGAAAGCGACAGTAGAGAATCTCTTTACTGTGAGTAAGTACGCCCGCATAATCGGTGCAGTTCTTATCCTTGGGCTGGTATTCACCGCCATCTTCCTGATTTCAAACACAATCAAAATCACGATCATTGCCAGAAGCAGGGAAATCGGCATCATGAAATTGGTGGGTGCGACCAACTCCTTCATCCGCTGGCCGTTCTTCATCGAAGGGCTGCTGCTTGGAGTATTGGGAGCCATCATCCCAATTGCACTGGTACTCGTCGGATACTATTATCTGTCAGGGAACATGACAGATAATATCAGCATCGGTTTCGTCGAGATCCTCCCTTACTCACCATTCGCATTCCAGCTTGCAGGGATATTACTTGCAATCGGTGCAATCATCGGTGTCTGGGGCAGTGTCATGAGTGTCCGTAAATTTCTTAAAGTCTAACTAACCTAACAATATATAAGCTTGTAAAGGAAGAAAGGGAATGAGAGAAGAAATGAAGAAGATGATCAAGCCCGTTCTTGTAGCTGCATTAGCTGCAGGAACAATCCTACATACTCCGATTCAAACATCCGCGAAATCTTCCTCTGACGTTCAGAGCGAAATTGACGAACTGCAGAAGAAGCAGCAGGAAAACAACAGTAAGCAAAGCGAACTCGAAGGTGAAATCAATGACGCCAAGTCTGAGCAGTCGGATAACCTGGCTGAGCAGGAAAATCTGATGGCGAAGCTGGATGATTTGAACAACGAGATCGACAAGAATGAAAATGCTTTAAGTGATAAAGAAAATGAAATCTCGGAAACGAACAAGAAAATCGAGAAGATTTCCAATGATATCGTCGAAACCGAAAAAGATATCGAAAAACGTGAAGATAAACTATCCGACCGTCTTGTCAGCATTCAGCAAAACGGCGGGGATGTCCAGTACTTGCAAGTATTGATGGGCTCCAAAAACTTCAGCGATATGGTGAACCGCCTGAATGCCGTTACAACGATCATGGATTCCGATAAGGAGCTTTTGAACGGTTATATCCAAGCGAAGCAGAAGCTTGAGGATCAAAAGCAGCAGCGTGAAGATGAAAAGAAAAACCTGGAAGATCAAAAAGCGAAGCTTGAAGATATCAAAGCAGACCTGAAGTCCCAGGCAAGCGAGCAGGAAGAATTGAAACAGCAGCTGGAAGAGGAATATGAAAAACTAGGGAACAAAATCCTTTCTGCCGAAGAAGAGAAGGAGCTTGCAGCCAACCAAGCTGAAGCACTTCGATTGGCACAGGAAAATGCTGAATCCGAGAAAGCTGATTTAGCAGCACAGGAAAAAGCGGCAGCAGAAGCGAAGGCAGCAGCAGAGGCGGCGAAGAAAGCAGCAGCAAGCAAGTCCTCTTCCTCCAGCTCTGCATCTGAATCAAGCAGCTCTTCCAAGAGCAGCAATTCGAGCAGTTCCAGCAATTCGTCCAGTTCAAGCAGTTCCTCCAGCTCCTCCAGTGCCAAATCAGCACAAGCTGGTATCTTCTCTTGGCCGGCACAAGGTCGCCTGAGCTCTGGATTTGGTGTCCGGAATGATCCATTCGGAAGCGGCTCGTCCAGCAATCACTATGGACAGGATATCGCCAATGCTACTGGAACACCGATTCATGCAGCGGCAAGCGGTGTTGTTTCCTACAGTGGCACGATGAATGGATATGGCAATGTTATCATCATTACGCATTCCATCAATGGACGTACGTACGAAACACTTTATGGTCACCTAAGCAGCCGTGGGGTTTCCGTTGGGGAAAAAGTCTCCAGAGGACAAGAAATTGCGAAAATGGGTAACACTGGTGCATCCACCGGTTCCCACCTTCACTTTGAAATTCATGAAGGCAAATGGAATGGTGCGAAGAGTAACGCAGTCGACCCAATGAAATATTTCTAAGATCAGAATCGAAAAAGGCATTCTCCGATGATGGAGGTGCCTTTTTCACATCATCTGCCTATTTTAGTGATAAGATAGAGGGAGTCTGGCATAATAGTAGGATTAACGGAGCGGACAAGTGAGAAAGGATGAGAGCGAACGTGCAGATCAAAAAAGTGACATTCGTGATAGCTATCATTTTGGCATTGGTTGTCGGGGCTGGCGGCAGCTATGCGTTTACATCATATGCCGGAAAGGATGAATCTGGTTTCCGATCTGCTTCAGATGATGCA from Terribacillus sp. FSL K6-0262 encodes:
- the ftsX gene encoding permease-like cell division protein FtsX; this translates as MKFNTAKRHLREGSKNIFRNGWMTIASIGAVTVTLILVGVFLAVVFNLNKFATNIESDVEMSVYLDPTLGQDQVKSIQSEIESIDKVGSVKYSSKDEQLNQLMEDMGQTDWELFEQDNPLSDTYIVKTSDPHDTAAVADEVAKLDGVDKVDYGKATVENLFTVSKYARIIGAVLILGLVFTAIFLISNTIKITIIARSREIGIMKLVGATNSFIRWPFFIEGLLLGVLGAIIPIALVLVGYYYLSGNMTDNISIGFVEILPYSPFAFQLAGILLAIGAIIGVWGSVMSVRKFLKV
- a CDS encoding peptidoglycan DD-metalloendopeptidase family protein, encoding MREEMKKMIKPVLVAALAAGTILHTPIQTSAKSSSDVQSEIDELQKKQQENNSKQSELEGEINDAKSEQSDNLAEQENLMAKLDDLNNEIDKNENALSDKENEISETNKKIEKISNDIVETEKDIEKREDKLSDRLVSIQQNGGDVQYLQVLMGSKNFSDMVNRLNAVTTIMDSDKELLNGYIQAKQKLEDQKQQREDEKKNLEDQKAKLEDIKADLKSQASEQEELKQQLEEEYEKLGNKILSAEEEKELAANQAEALRLAQENAESEKADLAAQEKAAAEAKAAAEAAKKAAASKSSSSSSASESSSSSKSSNSSSSSNSSSSSSSSSSSSAKSAQAGIFSWPAQGRLSSGFGVRNDPFGSGSSSNHYGQDIANATGTPIHAAASGVVSYSGTMNGYGNVIIITHSINGRTYETLYGHLSSRGVSVGEKVSRGQEIAKMGNTGASTGSHLHFEIHEGKWNGAKSNAVDPMKYF